The Molothrus aeneus isolate 106 chromosome 9, BPBGC_Maene_1.0, whole genome shotgun sequence region CTGGATCAAAACATTAATAAATAACATCCAGTTTGTTACTATTATCTTAAGGTCTTTTATATAAAAGGAGACCTATGTGTTGGTTTCACATTTTCAGTTAATGGCAGTAAATAATGGACCAGTACAACAAAAGGATGAGTTTTATACAGAAAGCCATGTACTTTGACACGCTGTCTTTGCAGTAATAGCTTTGCCACTTGAAAATGTAAGTGCAACAAGTAGTGGATTGTCTAGAAAAACCACCAGCCTTAAAGACTCACATCCGATGGCAACCTTTTCCTGAGGCAGTAAATACAGATTATTTCCTGCCCATCTACTGAGTATCCCTCAAACACGGATAGGTGTTGGTAAATAAACTGCTAGCTTTAGTTACTCTACAAAAGAACGCCAGAATTTGGGGTGAAGTTTGAATTTCAACTCGCTTTGGAACTAGGAAAGCTGCTTCAGCTTCAGCAACAGAGAGATTCCCTTGTGATGTCACTGCTTTGGTCCAATATAAACTTTTGAGCTAATCAATTTGCACTGGAGTGACCCCAGAGGTCAGACCCGGTCTGTGGATGTCTGTGCGACAGCTCGTACACCATGATCTGAAAAATGAAGTTGCAACAGGTTTCAGCCTGCCAAGAGCCTTGGCCAAGTGCTCTGGAGCTGATAAAGGCATAAAGGTGATACAAGTGGGCTGGGAAAAGTTCTGAATCCTCAGGAGGGGAAGTGCTACCTAGGAACCGGGAAGCTTCTAAACCTTTCCAGCAGGATTTTGAGTTGTTGGCATTTCTGTGATGGCTTCGAGCTGCTGATGAGAACCATGGGAAATGCAGCACGTGCTCATTCCTCACTTGGACCGGGTGGATTcacccccccttccccccaaaactgctgcttaACAAACCAGCAAGGGGCTGCTGAGCCAAGGACTCGTTGCTCGCTTTCCAAAGCATTTGGAGGAACTCTGCCTGCACAtttcactgcagggctgggaggagaagcaCAGCATTCATTAATGCAAAAGCAGCTGCCACACTGACCCAGCCCAGGATTCAGCTTTGGCTCTCTTCAGCCACACTACACTAGATGAGCAATTAAGCAGCAAATGGTGACTGTTAGGAGTGTGCCTAAACCACAGCTGAGCACTTCATAATTTGGATAATTCGAtccaaacccaggaaaaaaataacatacaTCCAAGTTTGGGCCTCACCAGCAGTTGTTGAACTCAACTGAAGTGTTGCCATATCACACCTCACAAAAACAAGGTAGGAAATTCACCAGCTACACTTTGTTGGAAACAAACAAGTTCCACCTTTTCCCAGTACGTGTTCTCTCTTGTCCCACTGGAAcccaaaataaaatagaaaagttaCCAGAAACTGTAACCCTGTGGCTCTGGTGGGGCGAGCCAGGTGGCCAGAGTTCCTCTGAGCTCAGGATTCTGGAGACAAGTGTTAGGAAACCTTTCTCATGTTCTTCATGATAAGTATTAGGCTCTTAGTTTTCTGAAACTTGTGAATTTCCAGCCAGAGTTTGGTTGATCTGTGACATTTGTGACAAGAGACTAAACAAGCACTAGCACGGGTCTGGAGTGGAGGCTGAGAAAGTACCTAATACAAAGGTTTTTGTCCTTGGTTTTCAAATTCTGACCAGGCATCGTTCAGCTCCATAAATATCATCTTTGCATATTGTTCATATGGCTGCCCAGTAGCCTGGAATAAAAACAGAGACAAAAGAGGGGTATCAGAGCTCCCAAACAAGCTGGCACGTGAGCAGATTCCCAGGCAGTTCCAggaattttcactttttccttgaCAAAAATCAGCTACTCTGGAGGGCTGCTTTCCTTAAGAATTTCTCAGctttgctgctcctcagagctgaCAACCCCCAGAGCAATTCCCATGGGCATAGTAAATGTGACCttctaaataataaatataaccTTGGCACTGGGAGAGGATTTTACCTGCATGGAAGGGGAAGAGCTCCACCCGACACGGTTCCTGGATGAAATCATAATTCCTGCACATCCTCCCAAGCCTTGGGACTCCCATTCCCTGCCAAGGGGAAGCTTCCTCCTCCCCACGGGGTGTCCCAGGTGGAATTGTTGCTCCCTGGTCAGCaagtggcagcagccagggcacgaGCCACGAGCTGGGCAGCCAAACATCCTGGTGGCTCCATTGCAGGAGTTTGATTTGGAactgctgcccagcagcagaaTGGCTGAGAGTCCAAGTGAGGGTGACAAAAGCTCTGAATTTCTGCTGCTTGAAGCAGCAGGTTCCAGGCACAGCCTCGGGGCTGGCAGTGGTTTCACAAAACCCCTGActgctttgggctgggagggaccttaaagcctaAATGgttccacaggcagggacaccttctgctatcccaggttgctccagcctggccttgaaccctTCCAGGCATGAGTTTAGAGTTCTCAGATTCCAGAAACCAGCAGAAATCTTGGGCTCCCACTTTCCACGGAGCTGTTTGCAGCAATAAATCAGCGATCCCATCCAACCCTTAATGCTCAATTTTGGTTTCCCCCCGAGGTGGAAGCAGCCCAGCCTTACCTTGTCGGGGTGAACGACGAGCACAGCCCGCCTGTACACCTTCTTCACCTGCTCTGGGGTCACCAGGTCTGCCATACTCACAGGCTTCCACTTGGtctcccctgcccacagcaccgTGTGCATGGtggacagcagagccctgatGTTCCTCTCCTTGCCTTCGATCCACTCCAGGACCTGCAGGAAGGAGTGTAAGTCTCTATTTATGCCTCACTTTAGATATTCCACCAGGAGTAAGTTTCTTCATTTGAATAGCCGTGACCCTGAGGAGCATCTTAAATTTCTTTCCATGCTTTAGAAAACCTACAGAAAACCTTTCTCTAATTGtcattaatttttatatcactgttttaaaattatcattGATTTTATATCACTTGAAAGTTAAGACAGGCTTTGAGCAACATCCCTGCTAAAAACACTGACTTATTAATGCTTGATGGAATAGCCAAAATGAAGTGTTTAACTGTCTGGTTCTTTAGCAAGGTTAATTGCACACCTCAACTAAGCTCAGCTAAGCTAAAATGTAAATGTGAAAACCAAAGCATAAATAGATTTTACAgttccaggctgagctgctccaatgaaataaaaaggcatcagagcaaagaaaattatattggGAAGGCCAAATCAGCTGGGAGCTTCAGTGACTCGACAGCTTTTGTGGGGATAAAAATGGGAGCTGGGAAAACTCCTGCCCACTCCATGGCCTGACCTCTGTCCAGCTGTTGTGGCTGATGGTGGTGTTCAGTGTGGTTGCTGTCACTTCCCAAAGGTTAAAACCTTTCCACAAGGCTAAAACCTTTCCACAAGGCTAAAACCAGGACATTTTGAGAAGAtcattctgtttttcagaactttgcttggcttttgctgcagcttttcctctccttctgtaATTCCAATTTGTGGTCTTATATTTCACATAGAGAGCAGGACAGACTgaattcccttcccttccaaaaGAGACCTGCAGTTTGGCAATTTATCGAGGAGAGATGAGAGAATTCCAAAGCAGGCAGGATTAATGAGGCAGAGGATTAGTTCAATTAGCTGCGCCTGCTAATCAGGGCTGGAGCGctgtggaagagcagcagcccagtgACACTGAGCGAGCCATTGTTGGTGTGGTCTGGCTGAGGACAGAAATGTAACCTTGGAGTTTTAAATCTGTTGAGGACTTTGAATGACTGGGAGGACATCACCAAGAATTTTGCTTACTTTTAGTTTTTCGGGGTCCATCTCCTTtgccatttcttcttttctcatcTCAGCTATTGTTTTGGGACCCTTCTTGTCCTTGTGAGCATTAAAGCCTTGACCGGATAATAAATCTTCAAAATCTGCAGACACTTTTGGCTTGGAATCTTGAAAATGGAGAAGATTTGAAGTTATTATCATAACATGGGTGCATTTAACCCTGGCTTTCTACAGAAGATACATCCTTTGGTTAATCACATTAACGATCTCCCAGTGCTAATGAACATGAAAGCTGTTATTTAATGTTACTTTTAAGttgttgctattattattatagaatcccagaattgtttatgttggaagggaccttgaagtttatctagttccaaccccctcccatggcaaggacaccttccactgtcccaggttgctccaacccccatccagcctggctttggacacttccaggattATTTTGGAAGCTCATTTGGAATACAGGACTTCCCAAATAGCCCAGTTCAGCATCCAGGACAGGATAAAGCACCAAATAATCCCCGTGACTGACTTGCTTAGCCCTAACCTGCAAACCAAGGGACACCCAAAGGTGAATCCCAAGGCTCTTACCAACATTAGCAGCTCCCTTTCCGCGCTCGCCCTGTGCGCCCGTGGCCGAGAAGCTCACGTTGTAGTTGGGTTTGTTCTGCGGGGAGGCGTGGGGCACGCTGGGCTGGCCCttgggctgtgtcccctgccagcTGTACCCCGTGCCCTGCTGCCACCCGCTGCCCCCCatgggctgcggcggcggcTTCTGCGGGGACGGTGGGAAGCCCCCGGCCATGCCCGTCGGCGTGGTCGGCTTGCTGGCGAACGAGGGCCCAcctgcagacagcagcacagggacagagtcACGCTGGGAACCAAACCACAGCTGCCTTCTCTGGAATCGAGGGTCTGCTGGGGTCATGCCATAAAACAAGGGGGGTTCATGCCATAAAGCAAGGGGGAAAGGCTTTTCTAAGCAGTCAAGTTTTGTAGCCACGTGCATATGCCCCAGATCGATTCCACAGTTTTTCTCACAAAGCAGAATTGATCCAAGCAAAGCCCCCCAGGCTTTCGCTTTCAGCTGTGCCACAAACGTTTGCAGCATGGCTTTAGCCCCGAGATTGCTCTGTGAGCTCTTCCTAGGACAGCACCTGGCTTTGAGGGGTTGAGGAATGGGAGGTGGCTTGGGGAAACAGGGAAAGCTGGAGGTAGCTgacaaggagctgcagctccgtGGGGATAGATGGTGGCAACACAGAGTGACAGAATGATTAaagttgggagggaccttaaagctcatccagttccatcccagcctggccctgagcacctgcagggatgagggagctctctgggcagcctgtgccagtgccagcaccAAGCTGGTGCTGTTGGAATGGTGTCTCCTCACGCTGTGCTGATTAAAACCATCCACAGAGATGTGTCCCAGCACCTCATTGCTTTAAGGGATGCTCCTCTGGCCCTGGTTGTGTTTGTGGGAGGAACCCAGTGTCAGTGTTTTATTATTTCACACTGACATCCAcactcagctcccagctcagaaaTGTGTCATGGAAATTGGATGAAGTGCTTTCGATTTACTCACGACCAACAAAAATGTGCTCAAATATCCAGGGGATGCCAAGGCATTTGTTTTTAAACCCCACCACTCTCCTACAGAATGTGTGTTTTAAAAGGACCTCGGTGGCTCCGACATGGGGCTTGGCACGGTTTTTATtttgctcctgcagagcagcctgaaATCCAGCAGAGGGAACTGGGAAACCGAATTCCAGAGCCGTGCTGGGACTGACGcaaaggggaaaacaaacatcACACCAAACCACAAGGGCTCCCAAAGAGCTGAGGGCAGCAACAAAGGCAAGGAAAATCTATTTACCACACTCAGACAATGCTGGGCTTTAAGGGAAGCTTCAATAATTTCTCAGAACTGCCTGTTAAACATTGGAATTGAGGGTTTGCTGATTTTCTTATTACATAAAACAAGGGGGAAAGGCTTTTCTAAGCAGTCAAGCTTTGTAGCCAGGTGCAAATACCCTATCTTTTTTATAATACTACAAATTAGAGGCAGATCAATCCCACAGCTTTTCTcacaaagcaggaaaacaagTCAAGTCTAGAAGGAAGCAATTCCTCAAGAAGcccagcagctttgcagagccAAATTCTCCTCCCAGGCCTGTAGCAGCACTTGAACAcagagcatcctcagccagAGCATGTTTGGACTTATCAGAGGCTGTGCTTTGCAATCCATGGAGcctgctgagctccctgcacGTTGCCAGCACATTTTTTGACCAGGGATcaggaaaagcagggatttGTGAGAGTTTACAGAGAGTCAGGCAGAAGGaaagcctggcagcagcactggcatgCAGGTGGTTGTGGGGCTGAGAGGCCCCACACATACCAGGCTGCTCAGCTTATTTCTCTAAAAGAATGCTggtaatttattattttcctttttttgataGGGGATGCAAACCTGCTAAACTTGCTCCAAGACTTCCCAGATCAGCAAATGGATCCAGTGTTTGGGGTTTAGCCTGATGagtgggagtgctgtggagggatCCTGTAGGACTGGTGGCAGCAGACTTACTTCCCATTCCTAAACcaccttaaaaagaaaagaaaaaaaaacacatataagagaaaaaagaacatttttccttctgtttgacatttttcctcctgtttgaTATGAGTGCAGCTCTTccccagtgctcagccacaTATTAGAAGTCTGCTATTAAATTGAGTGTACCATTGTCGGGTTCCTCAGCAGCCTCAGACTTGTTGCACTCCCACTCCCAAttaggaacagcagcaggaatgttcCCAGACTGTCTGCACTGCCAGAGGAATTGTGACATGTGCATATATTTTAAGATCTGGAAGCCTTCAGGAAGCAACTTTGGGAGACCATGCACACTCTCCCAAGATCAGAAAGAACCATGCAATCATTTAGTGGCATCCTGGGAATGCACAGCACTCCCCAGATTTTTCCCATGGCTCTTCATGGGATGAAACAACCTCTGGACACCATCACCTCACcagtcctgctctgggctcttgAGGAAAcaaacccagattttttttaatatggaaatCTTTAGGGGGAACCTGTTCTTTGCAGTCACTGGCAGCATTtcccctctgcctctcccctcTCAGAGCTCCCTAAAGGTATTTTTTTTGCTAACCACCATGAATTTTATGGCACATACCTGCTTTGTTGGGCCAGTCCCAACCACTGGAAACATCTGGCTGGATGGAAACCGTTGGAGTGCTTGAAGCTAAAGGGAATGACTGATATCAGTATCTCAAAGCAGtccagcaaaaccagcacagcccagtgcccACCAGGAGCCACTGGGAACCCACAAAGTCCCAGAACCTCACGTGGGAGGTtctccccatggcagggagcaggaactggatggtctttaagatcccttccagccttcCAGGGAGATACTCCCAGGGAGCATTTGTTAGATGATCAGGCACAAACAAATCCATGAGTGAACGTGTTTCAGACAGGCTAACACCTTACATTTTGGGGTGAGAAGGAGAAAATTAGGgaacttttaaataaatagaagaaaattcCTTCTCTTCAGTCAAATTCAGCTGTGAATTTGGTCAGGGTTACTATTGGAGCTGAAGAAAGCTGGTAAAAGCCTGCAACTAAAATCACCAAAGGATGTGTGTTTTCTCTAAATATGGCTGTGTTCAGTGCAATTAATAGTAGTTTGCTTCAAAGTCGACCTCATAATCACAGGAATATGAGGGCAGACATTCTTCATGgcctcttttttatttatataaatagcCTATTAATTAAGTCTCAGACCTGATCAAAACTCAGCTCATCCCACCACACTTCAGATGCTGAATATACTTTAAGTCCAGAGACAAAAAGCTCTTTCCTGTTTCGTGGGGTTTCTGTGGTTTGGAGTCATTTTATGGGAATCATCACTTTGTACTTAATGGTTCCATTTCTATTTCAAAGCAACATTTTGCATTCCTTTAAACACCCTGGAAGAGGCTCCCCTTTCTTACCCATGTGAAAGGGATCACTGTGCACAGTTGGTGAAGGGCTTCTTGTGGCTTGAAGGAAAGGATCCCCAGGGGCAGCTGATGAGCCAAGGAAGGAGCCCAGGAGGTCTGGACCAGTTTGCTTGGGGCTGCTTCCAAAAGGATCAAAGGCAGTGGCTGTAAAAACATATTTGAGGAAACGAAATCATGAACTTGCAGCAAGAATGTGCTTGAGGGTAAGGGAATGCTGTTGGGAGAGGAAATCTGATACCTGCAGGTAAAAAAGAGGAGACAGACTGGGACTGTGGGGGAGCAACTGGAGAGCATCAATATCCCAAATTCTGGGCACCTAAAGAGCCCCACAGCTTGGCCATGGCAACAAACTGAGCCCATCTCTCATTTCCTAAGAGAGGCTGAATTTAGAGCCAGCAAAGTGAGTGTTGAAGTACTCAGACACTTCAGGTGGAGTTTTAACTGCCAGGAGAGGGTGGCAGACAGTCTGGAGCTTGGCATTACTGCCCTGGTGCAATTCCTGCCATTCCTGCTTCCTCTTATGATAATTCCAGGCTGGCAGAGGTTATCCATGTTGGGGGAAAAGGCACTTTTAGAAACAGCTTCAGAACATAATGGATATCTTTCCTACATCACTTATTACAAAACTCCAGTTCTTCCCAAACTGTTTTTGATCAGTTTGTTCAGTCATCTCTCTTCCTTGTAAAACCCCAACAAACTCAACCAAAAGAAAGTTGAGTTTGTTGGGGTTTTACATGGAAGACTTACCAAAAGACTCCTATGAAATTGCTCAGATTCTTGTCAACAAATTTAAGGTTAAAAGCATCCTGAAAGGTACAATCCCTAGAAGCTCTGCACTGTAGTAATGATGCTACTCATTACTTATGTTACTCAGTCACTACTCTTCACTCATTTCCCAAGCTCTTATCCTTGTTTTTCTGACTTGGCACAATTGAGCTGTGTGattctggctctgcagagctcctaaATCCCTAAATCTTTTCCTGATCTGTTGCTGCGCCTCTGTTGTGATGTGTCTGCAAAACCTGCCCCGAGTGAGAGCTCTCAGACCGAGCCTACAGCAAGAGAAACCTTCTACAGGTACAAGTGACCAATTTCTTCCACTGAAGCTTGgattcttctctctctctgcactTGCCCTGCTTCATCCTTCAAAAGATCCCTCTCCCTAATATCCATCCAACCACTCCTGCAGCCTGGTCTTGGAACAGACAGAAATTAATTCTCTATTTCCTAGTCCAGATCCCTctcacagctccaaaccccctAAGTAATAAGAGGAATTCAATTCATGGTGCTGTAGGTCCACCCAAACCCCCAGAGGAGTTTTTGTAAAACTCATGTGCACCACTGGACTCATAATGAGAGCAAAACTGAGGCTCTGCAGTGGTTGTTGGTGTGAGGAGCCTCCAAACCACTGGGCGTGCTCCAGTAGGGACTGGTTTGGTGAGgaccagcctggagcagaggagctgcttggGGCCTCTTGGGATCCCCTACATGAAAGGGAGGTAGCCAAGATCCCCCAGAGGGATCCTCCAAGCCCAAGTCCCCCCCTTTGGGGGGATGCAGTTCATTATATCATCAATTTCACCAAAACTTCTGCTCTTCATTACAGTCAATGCTGCTTTAATCTTCTGAAGGTAATGCCAACAAATAACGATTGTCATTAATATCAAACTGTTGGAAGTTTTTGCTCTGTTTCCTTGATACATGGATGTTTCAAGATGTTATCTTAACTTCCTCAAACACTTATTGCTGATATATTGGTGGTATAATGTGAATTTACTGATTTTTATGATAAGcatttgtcttggtttgaaaagacaggtatctgctaaggaaagcaggagcctcccctaaagtggaaaatgcaaacacccTCCCTTcgaattgttataattttgattttcaaaccaagacagcatTATTTATGGAGTATTGCtattatatttttctaataaagcCACCATTACCTTCTCCTACCCTcggggatggggacggggatgCCGAAGCTGCCGAGCGCCGCGGGGTCGACTGCACAGATCCAGGTGCCCCCACGTGGAaaacctcctcagcagcagcagcagcagcagctccagcagctccagcagctccagcagctccagcagggctcgGGGAGCTCGGCCCTCCGACCCCAAACAAATCATTCAGCAGGTCAGAGTTAGAgggggcagcgctgggctgCGAGGGAAAGCTCTTGCTCATGGGGCTGCCATCCAGGCCCAGCAGGTCCACGTCTTCAgggggaggtgctgctggaggctcctgctgctttttgctgtgtttgggtGTCCCGTGGGGCTTGTCACCGCTGGCATTACTGTGCTGACTGGAAAGGGACAAGAGTTCGTCATCTGACTGTTCGCTTTCCTCATGCACCAACGCTGCTCGATCCTCTGAGGTGGGGTGAGAGCTACTTTTGTCAGATTTCTGATCTAAATGatgattgaaaataaaattaggcaGCTGTTAGTTTGGTCATCACAAAGGTCCCGTAAAAATCAGCTTACAAGCAGAACAGAAGGCTGAGAATAGCACAGCAGCATTTggctaaaataattttgctttttaaaataaaaactggtgAATTTCTTCCCCTAAAGGGttttgcagccctggcacagctggggtcCCCATCCACGGGGGATGTGGCAGTTGGGGACgtggtcagtggtggccttggcagtgctgagggatggttggacttgatgaccctaaaggccttttccaacataaatgatCCCGTGATTCCTTTGCCAAAATGAACCTATATTTTCTCATCAAGGCTTATTTATTTCAAGTTTTAGCATGAAGGAGGCCTTGGGTGAAGGTTCACCCTAGAAGTGTGTCAACAATGGTCCCACAGAGCACAAtttgaagaggaaggaaaggaattgAGTAGGAAAGGAATTCCCACTCCATGGCAACACCAGggtgtgcccagctctgtgatCTAATGCTACAGTGGGGTCCCTCAGCCTcactccagctccagccagggGAACAGGAGTTGTTTGTGTTCTTTGGAGCAGATTTGACTCTGAAGACCAAGCCTTGCCTACCTTGCCAGCTGAGAGAGGAGAAGAATGCACTCTGCCCAACGTTCCTGATGTTATCCTGGGGGGAATCCGTGgcacctctgcctgcagcacagagcaccagAGAGGTGGAATGAAACAAAACCCAGCTCAGCATGAAGAAATCAGTCATGGGAAGGCAATAAATCCATGCAGCCCTTACCTGCCAAAGCAAGAGTGTCCTGGTGCTCCTGGTGGGAGGAGAAGAGAATGGAGGGATTGATGTCTTTTGTTGTGAAGTTCTCCCATGGGGGAGTTAATTCAGTTTGTCTGTCTGCAGACTGTATTTCTATGTCCAGTATAACATGAAAGAGCTGAGGATATTTGTCTGGAGAGTCACAGGCATCCAGCTCAGGCCTAAAGGGGACAAGAGTGGTCCAGTTGAAAAGGGAAGAATATTTCTGGAAAGCTATAAAAAGGCTTTCAGTACATTCAGGCTTTTCATATTTCATCTGTGACTGTTCTCCCTCAGCCTTCATCAGGCTTTTATGCATCAGGTTTGATTAATGTTCAGCTTCAAACACTCACTTGGTGAATTTGAGAGTGGTTGTTCCCAGGGCTATGAATCCAGTGTGAAATTGAATTTGGAATATTTGTGTGTTGgtcatctgaaaagaaaaaaaaaacagagagaaccAGACTGAACAAGGGCTTAAATACAGGAGTTAGTTAATTCTACCCTAATCTTAATGGCTGCATAACTGAATTCATTCTGCTTGCTCTGCAGGCAATATTCCTTTCTCaatattcccaaatattccaaatatttcTATCTGCCTTCAacgctgctgctgcagcctctgtaCAGCAGAAAACCTTCAGGAACTGGCTTTCTTTCCCTGCTTCTCTTTATTTCTGGGATCTACTCATCAGTTTTGCAGTGAAATTAAGCTGTTCCTACTGAATACATTGGAGCAACAGGTTTGTGttccaaaaaatataaaaccatttCACTTGGAGTAGAGGCCTCAGGGAAATGTCATCTACACAGCAGAGGGCACAAGAATGActggagaggaggaaaatattCACTGCCCACTCTGCAACTTGAATATTTAAGTCCATCCTCAAGGAAATAGTAAATGGGGAATAGATTCCATGTTTAGGCAGCTCTTAGCTCCCCACAcaagagaagagaaagcagcTCCTACTTTGGCTTGGAGGCGTCCCCCGATGGTGGATCTCATGTGGTAGACAGAGACAACAACATCTCCATGGACAGTGGCTCCCAGTGGGATCAGCACCTTCCCTTCCTGCACGCGGTATTCTCTTGGAGGGGAACAGCAGGAAAGCCAGGGTCAGGCTCCCTCCCACCACATCAAAGGTCTCACCTCCCTCAGGCCAAGCAAGGAGGAGCATTCAATGCTCTGCTTGGTTAGAACAGAAATATTCCACAGGGGGAACCAACAGAGCACTGGATGATCTCTAGGAAGGTATCCACTTCTTGCCAACCTCAGATCCTGATGTCTGAGCAGTTATCGCAATCCTGCAAACCCCAGATCCTGATGTCTGGGGTTATCCCATTCCTGCAAACCTCAGATCCTGATGTCTGAGCAGTTATCCCAATCCTGCAAACCCCAGATCCTGATGTCTGGGGTTATCCCATTCCTGCCAACCTTAGATCCTGATGTCTGTGATTATCCCATTCCTGCAAACCTCAGATCCTGATGCCTGTGGTTATCCCACCCCTGACAACCTCAGATCCTGATGTCTGTGCAGttgtcccacccctgccaggcTCAGATCCCAATGTCTGAGCAGTTATCCCACTCCTGCCAGGCTCAGATCCCGATGTCTGAGCAGTTATCCCATTCATGCCAACCTCAGCCTCCGTCTGGCCATTTATTTCAACCCCAGGCACTAACTCTCAGTGAATATCTCCATTGATCAGCAGCCAGGCCATGACTGCAGCTCAGCTATCCCCAGCAAAGTGGAAGTGGCTGcatgcagctgctgagggaggcAGGGGCCCCAGGACTCACTTCATCCTCTCGTACTCCTGGGAGGTGGTGAGGATCCTGGTCTCTCCGCTCAGGATGTCGCAGAAGGGCCGGCAGCCGTTGCGCTGCTTGTTGAAGCAGGGGACGGGGCTGAGGGTGACTGACTTGATCGTGAGTGGTTTGCAGTGGGGGATGACAGGTTTGTCTGCTATT contains the following coding sequences:
- the DNAJC6 gene encoding auxilin isoform X2 codes for the protein MHGPEQPGASSPDMESSYGGGLLDMVKGGAGRLFSNLKDNLKDTLKDTSSKVMQSVASYTKGELDISYITSRIIVMSFPAEGVELGFRNHIEDVRTFLDSRHPDHYTVFNLSPKYYRSAKFHNRVSECSWPVRQAPSLHNLYAVCKNMHNWLQQNPKNVCVIHCMDGRAASAVLVSAMFCFCHLFSHPGPAVQLLNTKRPGIVLWPSHRRYIGYICDLIADKPVIPHCKPLTIKSVTLSPVPCFNKQRNGCRPFCDILSGETRILTTSQEYERMKEYRVQEGKVLIPLGATVHGDVVVSVYHMRSTIGGRLQAKMTNTQIFQIQFHTGFIALGTTTLKFTKPELDACDSPDKYPQLFHVILDIEIQSADRQTELTPPWENFTTKDINPSILFSSHQEHQDTLALAGRGATDSPQDNIRNVGQSAFFSSLSWQDQKSDKSSSHPTSEDRAALVHEESEQSDDELLSLSSQHSNASGDKPHGTPKHSKKQQEPPAAPPPEDVDLLGLDGSPMSKSFPSQPSAAPSNSDLLNDLFGVGGPSSPSPAGAAGAAGAAGAAAAAAAEEVFHVGAPGSVQSTPRRSAASASPSPSPRVGEATAFDPFGSSPKQTGPDLLGSFLGSSAAPGDPFLQATRSPSPTVHSDPFHMASSTPTVSIQPDVSSGWDWPNKAGGLGMGSKSAATSPTGSLHSTPTHQAKPQTLDPFADLGSLGASLAGGPSFASKPTTPTGMAGGFPPSPQKPPPQPMGGSGWQQGTGYSWQGTQPKGQPSVPHASPQNKPNYNVSFSATGAQGERGKGAANVDSKPKVSADFEDLLSGQGFNAHKDKKGPKTIAEMRKEEMAKEMDPEKLKVLEWIEGKERNIRALLSTMHTVLWAGETKWKPVSMADLVTPEQVKKVYRRAVLVVHPDKATGQPYEQYAKMIFMELNDAWSEFENQGQKPLY
- the DNAJC6 gene encoding auxilin isoform X1 — encoded protein: MSLLGSYRKKPGSDGYESLQLVDSGAERGGAGAGPGRSPGRQQQQQQPQPRADGSSTMDSSGASSPDMESSYGGGLLDMVKGGAGRLFSNLKDNLKDTLKDTSSKVMQSVASYTKGELDISYITSRIIVMSFPAEGVELGFRNHIEDVRTFLDSRHPDHYTVFNLSPKYYRSAKFHNRVSECSWPVRQAPSLHNLYAVCKNMHNWLQQNPKNVCVIHCMDGRAASAVLVSAMFCFCHLFSHPGPAVQLLNTKRPGIVLWPSHRRYIGYICDLIADKPVIPHCKPLTIKSVTLSPVPCFNKQRNGCRPFCDILSGETRILTTSQEYERMKEYRVQEGKVLIPLGATVHGDVVVSVYHMRSTIGGRLQAKMTNTQIFQIQFHTGFIALGTTTLKFTKPELDACDSPDKYPQLFHVILDIEIQSADRQTELTPPWENFTTKDINPSILFSSHQEHQDTLALAGRGATDSPQDNIRNVGQSAFFSSLSWQDQKSDKSSSHPTSEDRAALVHEESEQSDDELLSLSSQHSNASGDKPHGTPKHSKKQQEPPAAPPPEDVDLLGLDGSPMSKSFPSQPSAAPSNSDLLNDLFGVGGPSSPSPAGAAGAAGAAGAAAAAAAEEVFHVGAPGSVQSTPRRSAASASPSPSPRVGEATAFDPFGSSPKQTGPDLLGSFLGSSAAPGDPFLQATRSPSPTVHSDPFHMASSTPTVSIQPDVSSGWDWPNKAGGLGMGSKSAATSPTGSLHSTPTHQAKPQTLDPFADLGSLGASLAGGPSFASKPTTPTGMAGGFPPSPQKPPPQPMGGSGWQQGTGYSWQGTQPKGQPSVPHASPQNKPNYNVSFSATGAQGERGKGAANVDSKPKVSADFEDLLSGQGFNAHKDKKGPKTIAEMRKEEMAKEMDPEKLKVLEWIEGKERNIRALLSTMHTVLWAGETKWKPVSMADLVTPEQVKKVYRRAVLVVHPDKATGQPYEQYAKMIFMELNDAWSEFENQGQKPLY